In Aspergillus flavus chromosome 3, complete sequence, one genomic interval encodes:
- a CDS encoding putative secretory pathway protein Ssp120 (EF hand domain containing protein): MLGRSVSLATVLLTLSGSFANAHGSHSSEQNPSSDWATQHMQEEHHIDSFDPASFFTFHDYDNSGTWTADEVRKTYGLDDESNAGVSEERKQQAVREVFGLFDPGNTGFVTRDNWMRLISEGKRLPDFGFGPGHHGDIEYEYEIHHFEKYHGDDAKEEDLTHPEDIEHFRRHDEEDDAAYRLEQLERMQIVEKNIPQKFLKRV, from the exons ATGCTCGGTCGTTCCGTGTCTCTTGCTACCGTTCTGCTTACCCTGAGCGGCAGCTTCGCGAACGCTCATGGGTCTCACTCGAGTGAGCAGAATCCTTCTTCGGATTGGGCTACTCAGCACATGCAAG AGGAGCACCACATTGATTCCTTTGATCCTGCATCCTTCTTTACTTTCCACGATTATGATAACTCAGGGACATGGACAGCCGATGAGGTACGGAAGACATATGGCCTCGATGATGAGTCAAATGCAGGTGTTAGCGAAGAGCGCAAGCAACAGGCTGTCCGGGAAGTCTTTGGGCTTTTCGACCCTGGGAACACTGGATTCGTCACTCGAGATAACTGGATGCGTCTAATTTCGGAAGGCAAGCGTCTACCTGATTTCGGATTTGGACCTGGCCACCATGGCGACATCGAATATGAGTATGAAATTCATCATTTCGAGAAGTATCATGGAGACGatgccaaggaggaagacctCACTCATCCAGAGGATATTGAGCATTTCCGGAGgcatgacgaggaagacgacgcTGCCTATCGACTTGAACAGCTTGAGAGGATGCAGATCGTGGAAAAGAACATACCACAGAAGTTCCTGAAACGAGTTTAG
- a CDS encoding putative vacuolar ABC heavy metal transporter (heavy metal exporter HMT1, ABC superfamily) — MDSHHATRQLLEYLRTGYPILLLLVFISAFVANSVLAAKNANNSTTAAQTGPGGRPLPKRSRSTMAIMKNPQKFSQNTRSWFRWLSVGILLTILGDAAVNVAHVMVSRSEQWWCGQSVVIYVVGSFFVYSIILVSLLDTDPSPTFAQFVPWLVAVPIELAILGISSSINAGNHHEPVVGDPTGGRLQKGVTSWELLELICNCVRVLILSILVALYVFSSIRMHSSSRKAPRAYANGASETTGLLDPSHAENGNAYGSTPANQQPTKPADAWVRPTTVPSTSWWEYLSGYSLFFPYLWPSKSRRLQIVVVICFILIVLQRVVNVLVPLQVGVITRKLTKTGDSFDVPWFDICLYILFRWLQGNQGLIGSLRSSLWIPVSQYSYMELSTAAFEHVHSLSLDFHLGKKTGEVLSALSKGSSINTFLEQVTFQVVPMLVDLCVAIVYFLIALDAYYALVVTIVTFCYLYVTVRMAQWRAEIRRQMVNASRQEDAVKNDSMVSYETVKYFNAEDYEFDRYRGAVSDFQRAEYHVLFSLNLMNTSQNTVFMLGLLIACFIAAYQVSLGQRDVGEFVSLLTYMAQLQGPLNFFGTFYRSIQSALINSERLLELFREQPTVVDMPSATPLPVCKGDIAFENVKFSYDSRKPALNGLTFRCEPGTTTALVGESGGGKSTVFRLLFRFYNSEWGRILIDGHDVKNTTIDSLRKHIGVVPQDTVLFNETLMYNLKYANQNATDEDVYEACKAASIHDKIMSFPDKYNTKVGERGLRLSGGEKQRVAIARTILKNPRIILLDEATAALDTETEEHIQGALSTLSRGRTMLVIAHRLSTITTADRILVLHEGKVAESGTHDQLLAMKGRYASMWRKQIRAQRAAAEAQVLQDRAQRLRSASTSGAVGDDSSSQSDEDRNGNTHASAVRQTQGHHWPAHDQKA, encoded by the exons ATGGACTCTCACCACGCAACTCGCCAATTGTTGGAGTACCTTCGCACTGGCTATCCAATACTCCTCCTCCTGGTTTTCATATCCGCCTTCGTTGCCAATTCTGTCCTTGCCGCCAAAAATGCCAATAATTCCACTACCGCGGCGCAGACCGGTCCAGGTGGGAGACCGCTCCCCAAACGGTCAAGGAGTACGATGGCAATTATGAAAAACCCCCAGAAATTCTCTCAGAATACGAGATCGTGGTTCAGGTGGTTGTCTGTGGGTATACTATTGACCATTCTTGGGGATGCAGCTGTCAATGTGGCACATGTGATGGTCTCTAGGTCGGAGCAATGGTGGTGTGGCCAGTCCGTTGTG ATCTACGTTGTGGGTTCGTTCTTTGTCTATTCGATTATCCTCGTCTCGTTATTAGATACAGATCCGTCCCCGACATTTGCGCAGTTTGTCCCTTGGTTGGTAGCAGTGCCCATCGAATTAGCTATATTGGGTATCTCTTCCTCGATCAACGCTGGCAACCATCATGAGCCAGTTGTGGGAGATCCGACTGGAGGTCGCTTGCAGAAAGGCGTGACTTCGTGGGAACTCCTGGAGCTTATCTGTAACTGCGTTAGAGTGCTGATCCTTAGTATATTGGTCGCACTGTACGTGTTCAGCTCTATTAGAATGCATTCTAGTTCCAGAAAAGCACCAAGAGCGTATGCCAATGGCGCTTCTGAAACCACAGGGTTGCTGGACCCTTCTCATGCGGAGAATGGGAACGCTTATGGCTCAACTCCAGCTAACCAACAGCCTACTAAACCCGCTGATGCATGGGTTCGACCAACTACTGTCCCATCTACCAGCTGGTGGGAGTATCTCAGCGGATATTCGTTATTTTTTCCGTATCTCTGGCCGTCGAAGTCCCGTCGGCTGCAGATCGTGGTCGTTATATGCTTCATTCTGATTGTTTTGCAACGTGTTGTCAATGTCTTGGTGCCTCTCCAGGTTGGAGTTATCACCCGCAAATTGACTAAAACGGGCGATAGCTTTGATGTACCATGGTTTGATATCTGTCTGTATATCTTGTTCCGGTGGTTGCAGGGTAACCAGGGCCTGATCGGTTCATTGCGTTCGAGTCTTTGGATTCCCGTGAGCCAATATTCTTACATGGAGCTTTCAACTGCGGCCTTCGAGCATGTGCACAGTCTTAGCCTTGATTTCCATCTGGGTAAGAAGACTGGTGAGGTACTGTCTGCGCTGAGCAAAGGTAGCTCTATCAATACCTTCCTCGAGCAAGTCACTTTTCAGGTTGTGCCCATGTTAGTCGATCTTTGTGTTGCCATTGTCTACTTCCTCATTGCGCTTGATGCTTACTACGCTTTGGTTGTCACTATTGTCACATTCTGTTATCTTTACGTCACTGTCCGCATGGCACAATGGAGAGCGGAGATTCGGCGGCAAATGGTCAATGCCTCCAGGCAAGAAGATGCAGTCAA GAATGATTCCATGGTATCTTATGAGACGGTGAAGTACTTCAATGCCGAGGACTACGAGTTCGACAGGTACCGAGGAGCAGTCTCGGATTTCCAACGGGCTGAATACCAtgttctgttttctttgaaTTTAATGAATACCTCTCAGAATACGGTTTTTATGCTTGGACTACTGATTGCCTGTTTTATTGCTGCATATCAGGTCTCACTGGGACAGCGGGACGTTGGTGAATTTGTGTCGCTTCTCACATATATGGCGCAACTCCAGGGCCCTCTGAACTTTTTTGGCACGTTCTACCGGTCCATCCAATCGGCATTGATCAATTCGGAGCGGTTGCTAGAGCTTTTCAGAGAACAACCAACGGTTGTTGATATGCCTAGTGCTACTCCTTTACCAGTCTGCAAAGGTGATATTGCCTTTGAGAACGTCAAATTCTCATATGATAGCCGCAAACCTGCCCTGAATGGTCTTACCTTCCGCTGTGAGCCGGGGACGACAACAGCCTTGGTTGGTGAATCTGGTGGTGGCAAATCCACCGTTTTCCGCTTACTGTTCCGTTTCTATAATTCCGAATGGGGCCGTATCTTAATCGACGGGCACGACGTGAAAAACACCACAATTGATTCTCTCCGGAAGCACATTGGCGTTGTGCCGCAGGATACTGTCCTCTTCAATGAGACGTTAATGTACAACCTGAAATATGCCAACCAGAATGCGACAGACGAAGACGTCTACGAAGCTTGCAAAGCTGCCAGTATACACGACAAGATCATGTCTTTCCCAGATAAATATAACACCAAGGTCGGTGAACGTGGTCTACGACTCAGTGGAGGAGAGAAACAACGAGTAGCTATTGCTCGTACCATCTTGAAAAACCCGCGCATCATTCTTTTGGATGAGGCTACAGCCGCGTTGGACACCGAGACAGAGGAGCATATCCAGGGAGCTTTGTCCACTCTTTCTCGCGGCCGCACCATGCTTGTGATCGCTCATCGACTAAGCACTATTACGACTGCAGATCGCATCCTAGTCTTGCATGAGGGCAAGGTCGCGGAGAGTGGCACTCACGATCAACTGCTAGCTATGAAAGGCCGCTACGCAAGTATGTGGCGGAAGCAAATACGAGCGCAGAGGGCAGCGGCGGAGGCCCAAGTACTCCAAGATCGCGCCCAGCGCTTGCGCAGTGCATCAACCTCGGGCGCTGTAGGAGATGATAGTTCTAGTCAGTCTGACGAGGACCGGAATGGTAACACTCACGCCTCTGCGGTCCGACAGACACAGGGCCATCACTGGCCCGCGCACGATCAAAAAGCATAG
- a CDS encoding WD40 repeat-containing protein, giving the protein MSDSSRLPTRGSSSPAPPPPPPPVPVQQSKYSNRAASALARFAQPFFSGSRPPSPQASGVRADLSAGPCSNRSKSLPGASQTVTHKTGIPIAALDISPQRTHAVVGGKEILKTIRVSPDHSSEEFNLRNAIIGYSSTQNDGSGLSARYKDQLTVRDVKWSHGNYDTIIATAVANGRIVLYDLQRTGLEYCRFQGHSRQVHKLAFNPHWPAWLLSGSQDSSIRMWDLRMASAVRPCSSKELYNGNSDAVRDIRWSPSDGITFATATDSGAIQLWDYRKTTAPLLRITAHDKPCFSVDWHPDGKHIVSGGTDRHVKVWDFSSSAERRQKPAFQFRTPQAVGNVRWRPPSWNNEYDTSGGWQSIQLVTSYDKEDPRIHLWDLRRPHIPFREFDRYESHAADLLWHSKDLLWTAGEAGVFTQTDIRYAPQVVNQRSMCSLAWSPSGEVLAFVQKRPRHSTVNLSTTEFVGHPEEESSSGEALSQSPADDLLDEPSFISVRHRRTKSSSSRAAKSLGSTPPGAPELNPVLSLEKVLSKIKPSGQCQLGAVGSIPGATMDQETFRFLARHYSPLLGTFNGMPSDLLRSLLESLSQNADCAADASLVKLSQTWRIVKFAVVQELQLRAREQRRAPGKGTRGIQKRLSAEGHNSEKPRTMDEGKPEKMKNRLFKGVMETEVARQSPADVENASNMTTPLAQPLPDSTVLSSDSSNSHMASLDDPTDIQPLPPSLLSPNQGTMNSNDWSSMSDVEPRMHRQSNASEDIHFPGESLPSDPIPGLVSQSLEGDQRSAPRAISGRGDWRARSRTETSEVDEYDQKMEDKKAAIRDYKQYPKKILSLESHVESVRPPGFRRRESSESLPMFSASTGSSHPSKSIGTSLSSAARLYNVSESVDTTEGPESEAPRIPYSRARSDSVIGPVTAQNEELQNSGPFVEGVPDTNVHLERPSSPLPLLKESSPLETPCFEKNDCRGGVYTPAADDPAGKGTHMIDEDLTGLTIPISSDGTVDKPWSAEVLLKEAIRHYHSSSCVDVQSAAHLLQKLRTLFQSYEDILPREECELIFKTYNEHLIRQCMYTEAAELRLLCVPAYPAVYEYAQIDTTMNVFCFTCKRPYENPSNDNTRCHRCDTSQAPCAICMSVDPPAEWVAEQSVSCAQSNLELDSETTSHFLSSSRSSIKTEPIPTSELRRLDETYLDSYNPSGPKGSALWTWCQGCGHGGHLACISMWLNDTSVSEGGCATPGCMHDCGPGPRREHNRTILLEESKRRDSAGRKAGVGFVKRDPWTRGESKAVEKVRGMLSIGTSGGTSASTTSAGPSVSSNLMSPKKVRLVTPSEQGKRRGTSSRTSLGGSGLST; this is encoded by the exons ATGTCCGATAGCTCTCGGTTGCCCACCCGAGGCAGTTCCTCCCCagctcctccccctcctcctccacctgtCCCCGTGCAACAAAGCAAATATTCAAATCGCGCGGCCAGTGCTCTAGCAAGATTTGCCCAGCCCTTCTTTTCTGGGTCTCGACCTCCAAGTCCGCAGGCTTCAGGGGTTCGTGCAGACCTATCTGCCGGTCCTTGTTCTAATAGGTCCAAGTCCTT ACCGGGAGCGTCCCAAACGGTCACTCATAAGACCGGGATTCCGATTGCCGCTTTAGATATTTCTCCTCAACGGACACATGCAGTTGTCGGCGGGAAAGAGATCTTGAAGACCATCCGTGTCTCACCCGACCATTCTTCCGAAGAATTCAACCTTCGCAATGCTATCATCGGTTACTCCTCCACTCAGAATGATGGCAGTGGACTCTCCGCACGCTATAAAGACCAGCTGACAGTGCGGGATGTGAAATGGTCACATGGCAATTATGACACCATCATCGCCACTGCAGTGGCCAACGGCCGCATTGTTCTCTATGATCTACAGCGCACTGGCCTGGAATACTGCCGTTTTCAGGGGCACAGCCGCCAGGTTCACAAATTAGCTTTTAATCCACATTGGCCAGCTTGGCTTTTGTCTGGCAGTCAGGATTCCTCTATTCGAATGTGGGACTTGCGCATGGCATCCGCAGTCAGGCCATGTTCGAGTAAGGAGTTGTATAATGGGAACAGTGATGCAGTTCGGGATATCAGGTGGTCTCCGAGCGATGGGATTACATTTGCAACCGCCACAGACAGTGGCGCAATACAGTTGTGGGATTACCGAAAAACTACCGCCCCCTTACTAAGGATCACCGCTCATGACAAGCCATGCTTCTCAGTAGATTGGCATCCTGATGGCAAACACATCGTCAGTGGTGGTACAGACAGGCATGTTAAAGTTTGggatttttcttcctcagctGAACGTAGGCAGAAACCAGCGTTCCAATTCCGGACACCCCAGGCCGTTGGGAACGTACGATGGCGTCCGCCGTCCTGGAATAACGAATATGACACTTCCGGTGGTTGGCAGTCAATTCAATTGGTAACATCCTATGACAAAGAAGACCCACGGATACATCTCTGGGATCTTCGGCGCCCTCATATACCATTCCGAGAGTTTGATCGGTACGAGTCTCACGCTGCCGACTTACTCTGGCATTCGAAAGATCTATTGTGGACCGCTGGTGAGGCCGGTGTTTTCACTCAGACTGATATTAGATATGCCCCCCAGGTGGTAAACCAACGGTCGATGTGCTCCTTGGCCTGGAGCCCGAGTGGTGAAGTACTAGCTTTTGTCCAGAAACGCCCCAGACATAGTACTGTAAACCTCAGCACCACGGAGTTTGTGGGTCATCCTGAGGAAGAGAGCAGTAGCGGAGAAGCTCTGAGTCAGAGCCCGGCAGACGACCTTCTCGATGAACCCTCTTTCATCTCGGTTAGGCACCGGCGTACTAAATCAAGCAGTAGTCGGGCGGCTAAGTCACTGGGCAGCACTCCTCCGGGTGCTCCCGAACTCAATCCCGTTTTGTCGCTGGAGAAGGTGCTATCAAAGATCAAGCCTTCCGGACAATGCCAGCTAGGGGCAGTTGGGAGTATACCTGGAGCCACAATGGATCAAGAAACCTTTCGATTCCTGGCACGCCATTATTCTCCGTTACTTGGAACCTTTAACGGCATGCCCTCAGATCTTCTTCGGTCACTGCTAGAATCATTAAGCCAGAACGCAGATTGTGCAGCAGATGCTTCATTAGTCAAGCTATCTCAAACATGGCGTATAGTAAAGTTCGCTGTCGTTCAAGAACTGCAACTTAGAGCGAGGGAGCAGCGGCGGGCTCCGGGCAAGGGTACCCGGGGCATCCAAAAAAGATTGTCTGCGGAAGGGCATAATTCTGAAAAGCCGAGAACAATGGATGAGGGAAAACccgaaaagatgaagaatcGGTTGTTCAAAGGTGTTATGGAGACGGAAGTGGCCAGGCAATCTCCCGCTGATGTAGAAAACGCTTCGAACATGACAACCCCACTCGCGCAGCCTTTGCCTGACTCCACCGTTTTATCGTCAGATAGCTCTAATTCGCATATGGCGTCTTTAGATGACCCTACAGATATCCAACCTCTTCCACCATCGCTTCTGAGCCCAAACCAAGGGACCATGAACTCGAATGATTGGTCTTCGATGTCCGATGTTGAACCACGTATGCACCGCCAGTCAAATGCAAGCGAAGATATACATTTTCCCGGCGAAAGCCTTCCATCTGACCCAATACCTGGACTGGTGTCCCAAAGCCTTGAAGGTGACCAGAGATCTGCACCACGAGCAATTAGCGGAAGAGGCGACTGGCGCGCTCGGAGTCGGACGGAGACATCAGAAGTAGATGAATACGACCAAAAGATGGAGGATAAAAAAGCAGCCATTCGCGATTATAAACAGTATCCCAAAAAGATCCTGTCTCTCGAATCTCACGTGGAGAGTGTGCGGCCTCCGGGTTTCCGCCGCCGCGAGTCATCCGAAAGTCTTCCTATGTTCTCGGCATCTACAGGGAGCTCACACCCTTCCAAATCAATAGGCACGTCATTATCGTCGGCGGCAAGATTGTATAACGTTTCCGAAAGTGTGGATACCACAGAAGGCCCGGAGAGTGAAGCCCCTCGTATACCATATTCCAGGGCCAGAAGTGACTCAGTTATTGGACCTGTTACCGCTCAAAACGAAGAGCTTCAGAATAGTGGACCTTTTGTTGAGGGTGTTCCAGATACTAATGTTCATCTCGAGCGACCCTCTAGCCCACTTCCCCTTCTGAAGGAATCCAGTCCTCTGGAGACTCCATGCTTTGAGAAAAATGACTGTCGAGGTGGTGTTTACACTCCTGCAGCAGATGATCCTGCGGGTAAGGGTACACATATGATTGATGAGGATCTCACGGGGCTCACTATCCCTATAAGCTCTGACGGAACGGTGGACAAACCATGGAGCGCTGAAGTTTTGCTCAAAGAAGCCATTAGGCATTATCATAGCAGTTCTTGTGTTGACGTTCAATCTGCTGCTCATCTTCTCCAGAAATTGCGAACTCTTTTCCAAAGTTATGAGGATATACTTCCTCGCGAGGAGTGTGAACTCATCTTCAAAACCTACAACGAACACCTTATACGTCAGTGCATGTACACTGAGGCGGCTGAGCTTCGACTTCTCTGCGTACCAGCGTATCCAGCAGTCTATGAGTATGCTCAAATAGACACTACGATGAACGTGTTTTGTTTCACGTGTAAACGTCCATACGAAAACCCTTCGAATGACAATACGCGCTGTCATCGCTGCGACACGTCCCAGGCGCCATGTGCCATTTGCATGAGCGTTGACCCCCCAGCGGAGTGGGTAGCGGAGCAATCTGTCTCGTGTGCACAGTCGAATCTTGAATTGGACTCTGAGACGACATCGCATTTTCTATCGTCATCTCGCTCCTCCATCAAGACAGAACCGATCCCAACCTCCGAGCTACGACGCCTGGATGAAACGTATTTGGATTCGTACAATCCTTCAGGACCTAAAGGATCCGCGCTTTGGACCTGGTGTCAAGGTTGTGGCCATGGAGGACATTTAGCTTGCATTAGTATGTGGTTGAACGACACTTCTGTCAGCGAGGGTGGTTGCGCTACCCCTGGTTGCATGCATGACTGCGGCCCGGGACCCCGCCGTGAGCATAACCGCACCATTTTACTTGAGGAATCTAAAAGACGAGACTCGGCTGGTAGAAAGGCTGGGGTAGGATTTGTAAAACGCGATCCATGGACCAGAGGGGAAAGTAAAGCTGTTGAAAAGGTTCGAGGTATGCTAAGTATTGGGACCTCAGGTGGCACAAGTGCTTCCACCACTAGCGCCGGGCCCAGCGTATCCTCTAACTTGATGTCGCCCAAAAAAGTACGACTTGTTACGCCTAGCGAGCAAGGGAAGCGAAGGGGTACCTCATCTCGAACCAGTCTTGGTGGCAGCGGGCTTAGCACCTAA